In the genome of Myxococcus virescens, the window CGTCGCGCCCAGCACCGTGAGCACGAGCAGGAAGGTGAGCGCCACCTCCGTGAGGAAGGCCGCTCCCATGTTGAAGCCGTCAGGTGAAGCGGCGCCGTACCCATTGGTCGCGAGTCCCTCGGTCACCGCCGAGTACCCTCCGGGCATGCCCTTGGCAATCAGCAGCACCACGCCCGCGCCGAGGATGGCCCCCACGCACTGCGCCACCACGTAGCCGACCGCGTCCTTGCCCTCCATCTTCCCCGTCAGCAGGAGGCCCAGCGTCACCGCTGGATTCACATGGCAGCCGGAGATGGGGCCAATCACGTACACCATGGCCAGCAACGACAGGCCAAAGGCGAGCGCGACACCTTGGAAGCCGATGTGGTCGCCCGCCAGCACGGCCGCCCCGACGCCTCCCAACACCAGGACGAACGTCCCGATGAACTCCGCAACGTACTTCCGGACGGCGTCGTTGTTGCGGGGGTTGCCCGCCCGAGCCAGCGCGGCCCTGTCCCTGGATGCATCCATGGTCAGCCTCGATTCGCGCGGCCAGACGCCGCGCTTCAGCGAATTCTTCCAGGCACGCTGTGCATGGACCGGGAGACGACAACGCGAAGCACCGCGTCATGCCCGCTGAGCGGCCCCTGTGCGCGGCCCAAGGCCCTCCGCCTCCCTTGATGCGCAAAGCCAGACCCTCTTTGACTTTCAGGTTTAGGGCAGACAGCCTGGATAGGCCGTCCCCACCTGAAAGGACTTGTCATGAAGGCTGCAACGCTGCTGTTCGCGGTGTCGACGCTGCTGTCCGCGGTTGGCTGTGGACCGGTAGATGCGCCGGAAACCGAAGTGGACCTGGGCCAGGACGAGGCCGCGCTGAACAACTGCGGCACGCTCAAGTACATGTGCCCCAACGGAACCTTCATCCGGTGCCCCTCGGGCACGCAGACGTGCGGGATGTACACGACGTGCTCGCTCGAATGTGACGGCCTCGAGGTGCGCTGCGACTTCGCCGACCTCTGCCCGCTCATGTGACGTCGCTGTCCCCCCGCAATCGACACCACGAAGAGGACCCCACCATGAAGACTGGAAGCCTGCTGCTCGCCGTGACGACGATGCTGCTGATGGCCGCATGCGGCCCCGTGGACGCGCCGGCGCCCGGCGTGGCCGCCGAGGAGCTGGGCCAGAGCACCGCGGAGCTCCACACCTGCACCAACAGCTGTTCAGCCACGGGAGGCCCGTCCATCAGCTGTACGGGCAACTCCTGCTCGTCCGCGAGCAACTACGTCGTCTGTGATGGCCAGTACACCTACTGCCAGCAGCCTCCGCCGCCCGGTCCGTGCGCCGACTTCACGCTCCACTGCCCGGGAAGCAGCACCATCCTCCGGTGCCCGACGCAGACGCAGGTCTGCATGGAGTGGACGAGCTGCTCCATCCAGTGCGACGGCGTGGAGCGCCGCTGCCCGACGCCCAGCGGAACGGTCTGCCCGCTCTAGCCAGACGTCGTGACCTGGGTGCGGCGCCGCGCGCAGTGGGCGGCGCCCGCACCAGCAAGGCACTACTTGTTCTTCATCACCCCGATGAAGGGGATGTTCCGGTACACCTCGCCGAAGTCGAGCCCGTAGCCCACGACGAAGAGGTCATCGATGACGAAGCCCTTGTAGTCGATGTCCACCTTCGTCCGGGCGCGCGAGGGCTTCTCCAGCAGCGTGCACACCTTCAGCGACGCGGGGTGCCGAGCGCGCAGGTTCTCCAGCAGGAACTGCATGGTGAGCCCGGTGTCGATGATGTCCTCGATGATGAGCAGGTGCTTGCCAGCCATCGGCTTGCTGACGTCGGTGGTGATGCGCACCTCGCCCGTGGACTCCGTGCCGCCCTGGTAGCTGGAGACGCCCAGGAACTCCAACTTCACCGGCAGGTCGATGTACTTCGCCAGGTCGATGGCGAAGAACGCCGAGCCCTTCAACACGCAGATGAGCGTCAGGTCCTTGCCCGCGTAGTCGCGCGTAATCTCCGCCGCGAGCTCGCGCACGCGCGCCTGCAACTTGTCCTCGGAAATCAGGACACCGACTTCCTGCTCGTAGAACGCCAAGGATTCCTCCGCTACACGTACGCGTTGTTCATGATCTCCCCGAAGCCGCCGCCTCCGGGGACGATGTACTGCCGGTCATCCAGGCCCCGCTCCTTCTCCCAGAGCGCGCCCGGCTCGGTGCCGAACACCTCCGGCGGGGACAGGCCCCGGTCCAACCGGAGCGCGTAGATGATGACGTCCGGATGGTCCGTGGTCATCTTCCGCAGGTACTCCGGCGTGACGATGAGGTTCAGGGTGATGATGCGCCGGGGCGTCCCGGGCACCTTGTTTTTGTAGAGCGAAATCGCCGTGGACAGGCTGCCGCCCGTGGCCCCCATGGGGTCTGGGAAGAGGACGAAGGCGTCGTCCACGTCGCCGCCAATCTTCGCGCCGCCAATCTCCGAGCCCACCACCGCCTCCGCGGCGTCAATCATGCGGCTCATGATGATGTGGTCCTGGCGCACCACCGTCGGGTCCAGCGTGGCGTTCATCAGGTCGTACGTCACCTGCGACGGCAGCGTGCCCGCCCGGGCGATGTTCACCGTCACCACCCGCACCTGCGGATCGATGACCTCGCCCTGGTAGAGGCCCTGCGGGGTGGAGTCGATCATCCGCGTGGGCAGGCTGACGTTCTTCCGCGGGAACTCCGCGTTGAGCACCGTCTTCACCAGGTCGACGTACAGCGTCTCCACCAGGCGGTTGATCTGCGGCTGGATGACGCCCTTCGAACACAGCGTGGCCAGCTGGGTCAGGAGAAAGGGATTTCCCACCAGGTGGACGTGAGGCCCATAGTGGTGGGGCATCTCGTTCAGCTTGAAGGGAACGTTGGAGTACAGGGTGTCGCGCATCCGTTCAGCTCCCGCTCAGTCGAACAGTTCCAACGTCTGCGGCGGCGTGCCCTCCGCCGGTTCCGCCACGTGACACTTGCGGCAGCGCGGCTCGTACGCGCCCGCCGCGCCCACCACCACCCGCTCACCACTGGACACGATGCGCTGGGAGCGGTTGGCCGGATTCCCACACACCACGCAGATGGCCAGCTCCTTCGTCACGTACTCCGACACCGCCATCAACTGGGGCATCGGTTCGAAGGGGCGCCCCTGGTAGTCCTGGTCCAGGCCCGCGCAGATGACGCGCAGGCCCTTGTTGGCCAGCGCCTCCACCACGGCGACCACTTCTGAACCGAAGAACTGCACCTCGTCGATGCCCACCACCTGGGTGTCGGGCGCGAGCCTGTAAAAAATCTCTTCAGCCCGCTCGATGGCGGTGGACAGCACCTTGTGCTGCGAGTGGCTCACCACCGCGGATTCGTCGTAGCGGTTGTCGATGCGCGGCTTGAAGACCTGCACCTTCTGCTTGCCGTAGACGGCGCGTTGGACGCGGCGGATCAGCTCCTCCGTCTTGCCGGAGAACATCGAACCGCAGATGACCTCTATCCACCCGATATCTTTGGGGAATTGGTGCAAGGAACGCTCACGGGCCGGGGGCGGAAAGGGCGCGGATAGTCTGCCACGACCCCAGGGGAGTCAACTTCCCGCCACGCCCGTCCCATAGCCGAATCGTCCCCGGATGTCGCCCGCTTCCTCGCCTGCCCG includes:
- the aqpZ gene encoding aquaporin Z → MDASRDRAALARAGNPRNNDAVRKYVAEFIGTFVLVLGGVGAAVLAGDHIGFQGVALAFGLSLLAMVYVIGPISGCHVNPAVTLGLLLTGKMEGKDAVGYVVAQCVGAILGAGVVLLIAKGMPGGYSAVTEGLATNGYGAASPDGFNMGAAFLTEVALTFLLVLTVLGATDARAPVGFAGLAIGLVLALIHLVGIPVTNTSVNPARSLGPAVFAGSVPMGQLWLFIVAPLLGGATAAAVYRTVFRPAVPISAEEAERALRREREARIADERAGTRAPV
- the hpt gene encoding hypoxanthine phosphoribosyltransferase, translating into MAFYEQEVGVLISEDKLQARVRELAAEITRDYAGKDLTLICVLKGSAFFAIDLAKYIDLPVKLEFLGVSSYQGGTESTGEVRITTDVSKPMAGKHLLIIEDIIDTGLTMQFLLENLRARHPASLKVCTLLEKPSRARTKVDIDYKGFVIDDLFVVGYGLDFGEVYRNIPFIGVMKNK
- a CDS encoding uracil phosphoribosyltransferase, giving the protein MRDTLYSNVPFKLNEMPHHYGPHVHLVGNPFLLTQLATLCSKGVIQPQINRLVETLYVDLVKTVLNAEFPRKNVSLPTRMIDSTPQGLYQGEVIDPQVRVVTVNIARAGTLPSQVTYDLMNATLDPTVVRQDHIIMSRMIDAAEAVVGSEIGGAKIGGDVDDAFVLFPDPMGATGGSLSTAISLYKNKVPGTPRRIITLNLIVTPEYLRKMTTDHPDVIIYALRLDRGLSPPEVFGTEPGALWEKERGLDDRQYIVPGGGGFGEIMNNAYV
- a CDS encoding thymidine kinase, which translates into the protein MHQFPKDIGWIEVICGSMFSGKTEELIRRVQRAVYGKQKVQVFKPRIDNRYDESAVVSHSQHKVLSTAIERAEEIFYRLAPDTQVVGIDEVQFFGSEVVAVVEALANKGLRVICAGLDQDYQGRPFEPMPQLMAVSEYVTKELAICVVCGNPANRSQRIVSSGERVVVGAAGAYEPRCRKCHVAEPAEGTPPQTLELFD